In one Alphaproteobacteria bacterium genomic region, the following are encoded:
- the thpR gene encoding RNA 2',3'-cyclic phosphodiesterase: MIRLFVALPVPADVRHVLTGLQNGLPGARWTDPENFHLTLRFIGEIDFGMAEDLAHTLMRIDAPGFDVTLDGLGWFGNKRKPSALIANVRKNDGLLHLQRKIESAAVRCGLRPESRKFHPHITLGRLKTTSIDCAERFVAERRLPRNLGFDADRFVLYSSFLSHTGSIYTEEADYPLRFMTYAAAE; encoded by the coding sequence ATGATACGGCTATTCGTCGCCCTGCCCGTGCCAGCGGATGTTCGGCACGTGCTGACCGGGTTGCAGAACGGACTGCCCGGTGCCCGCTGGACCGATCCCGAGAACTTCCACCTGACACTCCGCTTCATCGGCGAGATCGATTTCGGCATGGCCGAGGATCTCGCACACACTCTGATGCGGATCGATGCCCCCGGCTTCGATGTCACGCTGGACGGTCTCGGCTGGTTCGGCAACAAGCGAAAACCCAGTGCCCTGATTGCCAATGTCCGCAAAAATGACGGGCTTCTGCATCTCCAGCGAAAGATCGAATCCGCGGCGGTACGTTGCGGATTGCGGCCAGAAAGCAGAAAGTTCCATCCGCATATCACGTTGGGACGCCTGAAGACGACCAGCATCGACTGTGCGGAGCGTTTCGTCGCCGAAAGGCGGCTGCCGCGCAATCTGGGCTTCGATGCTGATCGGTTCGTGCTGTATTCCAGCTTCCTGTCGCATACCGGGTCGATCTACACGGAAGAGGCGGACTACCCGTTACGGTTCATGACCTACGCCGCCGCGGAATAG
- the gabD gene encoding NADP-dependent succinate-semialdehyde dehydrogenase has translation MSLKDPSLLKQQGYIDGQWVDADSGETIDVTNPATGEVIATVPKMGADETRRAIEAANAAWPAWRSKLAKDRAAILRRWFELMHENADDLALIMTSEQGKPLPEAKGEVAYGASFLEWFAEEAKRMYGDVIPQHQDDKRIVVIKQPIGVTAFITPWNFPIAMITRKAGPALAAGCPAVAKPASQTPLSALALAELAERAGVPKGVLSVVTGSAGAIGGEMTGNPIVRKVSFTGSTEIGKILIKQCADTVKKVSMELGGNAPFIVFDDADIDAAVDGAIICKFRNAGQTCVCANRIYVQDAVYDEFAEKLAAKVKALKIGNGVDDGVVIGPLIDMSAVDKVEEHLADATSKGASVLTGGQRHALGMSFYEPTVLANVTQDMMVSKDETFGPLAPLFRFKDEDEVVAMANDTEFGLASYFYARDIGRVWRVAEQLEYGMVALNTGILSTEVAPFGGVKESGLGREGSKYGLDEFCEMKYILMGGV, from the coding sequence CTGAGCCTCAAGGACCCGAGCCTGCTGAAGCAGCAGGGTTACATCGACGGCCAGTGGGTCGACGCCGACAGTGGCGAGACCATCGATGTCACCAACCCGGCGACCGGCGAAGTTATCGCCACGGTGCCGAAGATGGGCGCCGACGAAACCCGACGTGCCATTGAGGCCGCCAACGCCGCCTGGCCGGCCTGGCGTTCCAAACTCGCCAAGGACCGCGCCGCGATCCTGCGCCGCTGGTTCGAACTGATGCATGAAAATGCCGACGATCTGGCGCTGATCATGACCAGCGAACAGGGCAAACCCCTGCCGGAAGCCAAGGGTGAGGTCGCCTACGGCGCCTCCTTCCTGGAATGGTTCGCCGAGGAAGCAAAGCGGATGTACGGCGATGTCATCCCGCAGCATCAGGATGACAAGCGCATTGTCGTCATCAAGCAGCCGATCGGCGTCACGGCCTTCATCACGCCGTGGAACTTCCCGATTGCCATGATCACGCGCAAAGCCGGTCCGGCGCTGGCCGCCGGCTGCCCCGCCGTCGCCAAGCCCGCGTCCCAGACGCCGCTGTCGGCACTGGCGCTTGCCGAACTGGCGGAACGCGCGGGCGTACCGAAAGGTGTTCTGTCCGTCGTCACCGGCTCGGCCGGCGCGATCGGCGGTGAGATGACCGGCAACCCGATCGTGCGCAAGGTTTCCTTCACCGGCTCGACGGAGATCGGCAAGATCCTGATCAAGCAATGCGCCGACACGGTGAAGAAGGTATCCATGGAACTGGGCGGCAACGCACCCTTCATCGTCTTCGACGACGCCGACATCGACGCGGCGGTTGATGGCGCCATCATCTGCAAGTTCCGCAACGCCGGTCAGACCTGCGTCTGCGCCAACCGGATCTATGTCCAGGACGCGGTCTACGACGAATTCGCCGAGAAACTGGCCGCGAAGGTCAAGGCGCTGAAGATCGGCAACGGTGTCGATGACGGCGTCGTCATCGGCCCGCTGATCGACATGTCCGCGGTGGACAAGGTCGAGGAACATCTGGCCGATGCGACGTCGAAAGGGGCGAGTGTCCTGACCGGCGGTCAGCGCCATGCACTGGGCATGTCCTTCTATGAGCCCACGGTCCTGGCCAATGTCACACAGGACATGATGGTATCGAAGGACGAGACTTTCGGCCCGCTGGCCCCGCTGTTCCGCTTCAAGGACGAGGATGAAGTCGTCGCCATGGCGAACGATACGGAGTTCGGCCTGGCCTCCTATTTCTATGCCCGCGATATCGGCCGCGTCTGGCGCGTCGCGGAACAGCTGGAATACGGCATGGTTGCCCTGAACACCGGCATCCTGTCGACCGAGGTCGCGCCGTTCGGCGGCGTCAAGGAATCCGGCCTGGGCCGCGAGGGTTCCAAGTACGGCCTCGATGAATTCTGCGAGATGAAATACATCCTGATGGGTGGCGTGTAG
- a CDS encoding class I SAM-dependent methyltransferase, translated as MSRLESFIRRMDAQRRLLNDAMADVADKDGIVLELGLGNGRTYDHLRENMPGRDIYVFEREVRAHPGCIPPDNRLYLGHVIEQLERAAQDLGPRAILVHSDVGNGDEPASIDFGRTILAPALKPLLAPGARILSDQPVPVDGSVELEKPADMDPERYYIYRYLG; from the coding sequence ATGTCACGACTGGAATCCTTCATCCGCCGGATGGATGCGCAGCGCCGGCTGCTCAACGACGCCATGGCGGACGTCGCGGACAAGGACGGCATCGTCCTGGAGCTGGGGCTCGGCAACGGCCGGACCTACGACCATCTGCGTGAAAACATGCCGGGCCGTGACATCTATGTCTTCGAGCGGGAAGTCCGCGCGCATCCCGGCTGCATTCCGCCGGACAACCGACTGTATCTGGGACATGTGATCGAGCAGCTGGAACGGGCCGCGCAAGATTTGGGGCCGCGCGCGATCCTGGTTCACAGCGATGTCGGCAATGGCGACGAACCGGCCAGCATCGATTTCGGACGCACGATCCTGGCCCCGGCCCTCAAGCCGCTATTGGCCCCGGGGGCCCGTATCCTCAGCGACCAGCCGGTGCCGGTCGACGGTTCGGTGGAACTGGAAAAGCCCGCCGACATGGATCCGGAGCGGTATTACATCTACCGCTATCTGGGCTAA
- a CDS encoding MFS transporter: protein MSTNDRNAILVLLAGFLLLAVSFGARISFGVFLPAMPEATGFDISSISLVLAIQNLVWGAAQPFAGRLSDRYGAAPVAFAGAVLYAGGLAVTAYSDSYLLFGASAGIALGMAQAAIGFPVILAAIGRTTSDKRRGLFLGIATAGGSFGQLVFSPLSDVFLQSFGLIDAFLVMGAICLAAATLTVLIRRESRPTEAERVAAAAAPGQALGEVLGRAMADRSFLLLIAGFFVCGFHLAFIAVHLPNFAVLCGLPKSTGTYGLAVIGAFNIIGTIVAGQIGGSFRPKYPLAMIYFLRGVAALALLFIPVTEFVLIAFSAVIGLLWLSTVPLTSLTVAKLHGPANVGMLFGIVFFSHQVGSFIGLVMAGEFIERFGNYDLMWIASAALGLFAALVHLPIEDNRKLQPA, encoded by the coding sequence ATGTCCACGAACGATCGCAATGCCATCCTGGTGCTGCTGGCAGGGTTCCTGCTGCTGGCCGTCAGTTTCGGCGCGCGCATCTCCTTCGGTGTCTTTCTGCCGGCGATGCCGGAAGCCACCGGATTCGATATCAGCTCGATCTCGCTCGTCCTCGCCATCCAGAATCTCGTATGGGGGGCCGCGCAGCCTTTCGCCGGGCGTCTGTCGGATCGGTACGGTGCGGCGCCGGTGGCGTTCGCCGGTGCAGTGCTCTACGCCGGTGGTCTCGCGGTTACGGCCTATTCGGACAGCTATCTGCTGTTCGGTGCATCCGCCGGGATTGCGCTGGGCATGGCCCAGGCCGCGATCGGGTTTCCTGTCATTCTGGCGGCGATCGGCCGTACCACCAGCGATAAACGGCGCGGGCTCTTCCTGGGCATCGCGACGGCAGGGGGCAGCTTCGGCCAATTGGTCTTCTCACCGCTCAGCGATGTTTTCCTGCAGAGTTTCGGCCTGATCGACGCTTTCCTGGTCATGGGGGCGATCTGTCTGGCGGCCGCGACGCTGACGGTCCTGATACGCCGCGAAAGCCGCCCGACCGAGGCGGAACGGGTGGCGGCGGCTGCTGCGCCGGGTCAGGCACTGGGCGAGGTGCTCGGCCGCGCCATGGCCGACCGCAGCTTCCTGCTGCTCATCGCCGGCTTCTTCGTCTGCGGGTTTCACCTGGCCTTCATCGCCGTGCACCTGCCGAATTTTGCGGTCCTCTGCGGCCTGCCGAAGAGCACCGGGACCTACGGACTGGCGGTCATTGGTGCCTTCAACATCATCGGCACGATCGTGGCCGGACAGATCGGCGGGTCGTTCCGGCCGAAATATCCACTGGCGATGATCTACTTCCTGCGCGGCGTTGCCGCCCTGGCGCTGCTTTTCATCCCGGTCACCGAATTCGTGCTGATCGCGTTCAGCGCGGTCATCGGGCTGCTGTGGCTGTCGACCGTGCCGCTGACCAGCCTGACTGTCGCCAAGCTGCACGGTCCCGCCAATGTCGGCATGCTGTTCGGCATCGTGTTCTTCAGCCACCAGGTTGGCAGTTTCATCGGGCTGGTCATGGCCGGGGAATTCATCGAACGCTTCGGAAACTACGATCTGATGTGGATCGCCAGTGCCGCACTTGGGCTGTTCGCTGCCCTGGTCCATCTGCCGATCGAAGATAACCGCAAGCTCCAGCCCGCGTGA